In a genomic window of Virgibacillus sp. SK37:
- a CDS encoding CdaR family transcriptional regulator: MSHAVNHSGLFQLNFDSLEGLADRIAEIMDCPITIEDSNHHIISYSSHEDSVDNVRVNTIIQRKVPEKVINSLWKKGFMSKLFKDNKPVKIPAIPEVGLGDRIAISVSKNNEILGFIWAHTNGGEITEEKYMMLTEAAQAVRKKLLKLQIKKQRMEESYKEFFWQLLTGHLKDTTEIEQQAQKYGLYLNGYVAIVMIEFEDEITEEIEKHSFYLTETLRGVEVVCKVFDQNQFILLVRFPTIKDSNKILKEYVCNFTAKIEERLKLQHNVSGAFGLIFESPKYIKDSYNQAEKVLNVKSQFRNQLEEVYGYNELGVYQFIDELKEIRKQTNYKNDVIRTLKQYDANHNTELLKTLKAFFEL, translated from the coding sequence ATGTCGCACGCAGTCAATCATTCAGGGCTTTTTCAATTAAATTTTGATTCATTGGAAGGGCTGGCGGATCGAATTGCAGAAATAATGGACTGTCCCATAACGATTGAAGATTCCAATCACCATATTATTTCATATAGTTCTCATGAAGATAGCGTAGACAATGTTCGTGTTAATACGATCATTCAGAGAAAAGTACCGGAAAAGGTAATAAATAGTTTATGGAAGAAAGGATTTATGTCAAAACTATTTAAGGATAATAAACCAGTTAAAATACCTGCAATACCAGAGGTTGGTCTAGGTGATCGTATCGCAATTTCTGTCAGTAAAAATAATGAGATATTAGGCTTTATATGGGCACATACCAATGGTGGAGAAATAACAGAAGAGAAATACATGATGCTTACGGAAGCCGCTCAAGCAGTTCGGAAAAAATTGCTAAAGCTGCAGATCAAAAAACAACGGATGGAGGAAAGCTATAAGGAATTCTTTTGGCAACTACTTACCGGCCATCTTAAGGATACAACAGAAATTGAACAACAAGCGCAAAAATATGGGCTTTACCTCAATGGATATGTTGCGATAGTAATGATTGAGTTTGAGGATGAAATTACAGAGGAAATTGAAAAACATTCCTTCTATCTAACAGAAACTCTACGAGGAGTTGAGGTGGTATGTAAAGTCTTTGACCAGAATCAGTTTATCCTGTTGGTAAGATTCCCAACCATTAAAGATTCAAATAAAATTTTAAAAGAATATGTCTGTAATTTTACTGCCAAAATAGAAGAAAGGTTAAAGCTGCAACATAATGTATCAGGTGCTTTTGGACTTATATTTGAATCACCTAAATATATTAAGGACAGCTATAACCAGGCAGAAAAAGTACTAAACGTTAAAAGCCAATTCCGAAACCAGCTTGAAGAAGTATACGGATATAACGAACTGGGAGTATACCAATTCATAGATGAATTAAAAGAAATTCGTAAGCAGACAAATTATAAAAATGATGTGATTAGGACATTAAAACAATATGATGCAAATCATAATACTGAATTACTTAAGACCTTGAAAGCTTTTTTTGAATTGTGA
- a CDS encoding helix-turn-helix domain-containing protein: MYKAANTIHVHTNTLNYRLKRITELTDLDLKDPNQKVTLFLDLKLLEM; this comes from the coding sequence GTGTATAAAGCAGCCAACACGATTCATGTTCATACCAACACGTTAAATTACCGCTTAAAACGGATTACTGAACTAACGGATTTAGATTTAAAGGATCCTAACCAAAAAGTTACGTTATTTTTGGATCTGAAGCTATTGGAAATGTAA
- the ald gene encoding alanine dehydrogenase, producing MIIGVPKEIKNNENRVAMTPAGVVAIVKAGHQVIIETSAGEGSNFTNEEYKEAGAEIIENASDVWAKADMIMKVKEPLESEYGYFRKGLILFTYLHLAAEESLTKALVESEVTAIAYETITVNNTLPLLSPMSEVAGRMASQIGAQFLEKSKGGKGILLSGVPGVSRANVTVIGGGMVGTNAAKIAVGLGANVTIIDLNPNRLRQLEDIFGSSVQTLMSNPYNIAEAVKKSDLVIGSVLIPGAKAPKLVTEDMVKAMQPGSVIVDVAIDQGGNFETVDHITTHDDPIYEKHGVLHYAVANMPGAVPRTSTIALTNVTIPYAIQIASKGAERAIKENAPIKTGVNVVNGKVTFKAVADEFGYDYTDVDAAL from the coding sequence ATGATTATAGGGGTTCCTAAGGAAATAAAGAACAACGAAAACCGGGTTGCCATGACACCAGCAGGGGTAGTAGCTATTGTAAAAGCAGGCCATCAGGTCATCATTGAAACAAGTGCTGGAGAGGGTAGTAACTTTACTAACGAAGAGTACAAAGAAGCTGGGGCTGAGATTATTGAAAACGCTTCAGATGTGTGGGCTAAAGCTGATATGATTATGAAGGTAAAAGAACCTTTAGAATCTGAATACGGCTATTTCCGTAAAGGATTAATTCTATTTACTTATTTACATTTGGCAGCAGAAGAATCATTAACAAAAGCATTAGTTGAAAGTGAAGTTACAGCAATTGCTTATGAGACAATTACTGTTAATAACACATTGCCACTTCTTTCTCCGATGAGTGAAGTAGCTGGACGGATGGCTTCCCAAATAGGGGCACAATTCCTTGAAAAGTCAAAAGGCGGAAAAGGGATTCTATTAAGTGGGGTTCCGGGAGTTAGTAGAGCTAACGTAACAGTAATCGGAGGCGGTATGGTTGGTACGAATGCTGCCAAAATTGCTGTTGGATTAGGAGCAAATGTTACAATTATTGATTTAAATCCAAATCGCCTACGTCAATTGGAAGATATCTTTGGTTCAAGTGTGCAAACATTAATGTCAAATCCATATAATATTGCAGAAGCAGTAAAGAAATCCGACCTTGTGATTGGGTCTGTACTAATTCCAGGAGCTAAAGCGCCAAAATTAGTAACAGAAGATATGGTTAAAGCAATGCAACCTGGATCTGTAATTGTGGATGTGGCAATTGACCAAGGTGGTAACTTTGAAACAGTTGATCATATTACAACACATGATGATCCAATTTATGAAAAACATGGTGTACTTCACTATGCTGTTGCAAATATGCCTGGTGCCGTTCCTCGTACGTCAACAATTGCGTTAACAAACGTAACTATTCCATATGCCATCCAAATAGCTTCTAAAGGTGCAGAAAGAGCAATTAAAGAAAATGCACCGATTAAAACAGGGGTTAATGTGGTTAATGGAAAAGTAACATTTAAAGCAGTTGCTGATGAATTTGGTTACGACTATACAGACGTAGATGCAGCACTTTAA
- a CDS encoding rhodanese-related sulfurtransferase, whose protein sequence is MEKTNYQVLLYYNYVHIEDPEAYAEEHLQFCKDLELKGRILVAHEGINGTVSGTIEQTNKYMEAMNNDPRFADMVFKIDEHDGHAFKKMHVRPRKELVTLRLEDDINPLQTTGNYLSPKEFYEAMQDEDTIVIDARNDYEYDLGHFRGAIRPDIETFRELPEWIRDNKDKIQGKKVLTYCTGGIRCEKFSGWLKEEGFEDVNQLHGGIVTYGKDPEVQGELWDGKCYVFDERISVPINQKEHVVVGVDYFDGKPCERYVNCANPECNKQILCSEENEHKYMRGCTHECRVSPRNMYVKEHNLSEEDIVERLQMLGESRKQEA, encoded by the coding sequence ATGGAAAAAACGAATTATCAGGTTTTGTTGTACTACAACTATGTGCATATTGAAGACCCGGAAGCTTATGCCGAAGAGCATCTTCAATTTTGCAAGGACTTAGAACTAAAAGGAAGAATCCTTGTTGCTCATGAAGGAATAAATGGTACGGTTTCCGGTACAATTGAGCAAACAAATAAATACATGGAAGCAATGAATAACGATCCACGGTTTGCTGACATGGTATTTAAAATTGATGAACATGATGGACATGCCTTTAAGAAAATGCATGTGCGTCCTCGAAAAGAATTAGTCACACTTCGTCTGGAAGATGATATTAACCCATTGCAAACAACTGGGAATTATCTTTCACCAAAAGAATTCTATGAGGCAATGCAAGACGAAGACACTATAGTGATAGATGCGCGAAACGATTACGAATATGACCTAGGACATTTCCGTGGTGCAATTCGACCAGACATTGAGACTTTCCGTGAGTTGCCCGAATGGATTCGTGATAACAAAGATAAGATTCAAGGTAAGAAAGTATTGACCTACTGTACAGGCGGTATCCGTTGTGAAAAATTCTCCGGATGGTTAAAAGAAGAGGGCTTTGAGGATGTAAACCAATTACATGGTGGAATTGTAACATACGGAAAAGACCCTGAAGTGCAAGGAGAGTTATGGGATGGAAAGTGCTACGTTTTTGATGAACGAATCTCTGTTCCAATAAATCAAAAAGAACATGTTGTAGTCGGCGTGGACTATTTTGATGGAAAACCTTGTGAACGCTATGTCAACTGTGCAAATCCGGAATGTAATAAACAAATACTCTGCTCTGAAGAAAATGAGCATAAATATATGAGAGGTTGTACACATGAATGTCGTGTCAGCCCTAGAAACATGTATGTAAAAGAACACAACTTATCTGAAGAAGATATTGTAGAACGACTTCAGATGCTGGGCGAATCCAGAAAACAAGAAGCATAA
- a CDS encoding cold shock domain-containing protein produces MTGKVKWFNAEKGFGFIEREDGDDVFVHFSAIQAEGFKTLEEGQDVEFEIVEGNRGPQAANVVRL; encoded by the coding sequence ATGACTGGTAAAGTAAAATGGTTTAACGCAGAAAAAGGCTTTGGTTTCATCGAGCGCGAAGACGGAGACGATGTATTCGTTCATTTCTCAGCTATCCAAGCTGAAGGCTTCAAAACGCTTGAAGAAGGTCAAGACGTTGAATTTGAAATCGTAGAAGGTAACCGCGGACCACAAGCAGCTAACGTTGTTCGTCTATAA
- a CDS encoding ISL3 family transposase, whose amino-acid sequence MQNHFIIEMLGIEDKHVDVWEVSSDSAKFFVELYTKVKKQKCPFCGNRTKSIHGYRTQTIQGPIVSNKPVSISLKKRRYLCKACNHTFYEKLQMVERYQRCTRSIQTTALTYTAVGSFTTAAQLTGMSSQRLLRIYDRKEIKTRKVLPRALAIDEFKGDAGGERFQTVIADVENKEIVDVLPDRKVDTIKAYLQSCDTSNVEIVVMDLSKSFKQAIRKALGNPLIIADRFHFMRQVYWALDEVRREVQRDLEKKDRIYMKKSKKLLWKSTYKLSEEEREKVNQLLQVDPRLEEAYNLKNKLDQWFKESNEKTATQGLEGCLMAMKDSNIESFHRVRKTFERWKQEILHSFMYPFNNGYIEGVNNTIKVAKRMSYGIKNFNRLKKKILWRQEVRRVLTQ is encoded by the coding sequence GTGCAAAACCATTTTATCATAGAAATGTTAGGTATTGAAGACAAACATGTAGATGTATGGGAAGTTTCTAGTGACTCAGCTAAGTTTTTTGTAGAGCTATATACAAAAGTAAAGAAGCAGAAGTGCCCGTTTTGTGGCAATAGGACAAAAAGTATCCACGGCTATCGTACCCAAACGATTCAGGGGCCCATTGTTTCCAATAAACCAGTTAGTATTTCTTTGAAAAAGAGACGCTACTTATGTAAGGCGTGTAATCATACGTTTTATGAAAAGCTTCAGATGGTGGAACGATACCAACGTTGCACCCGTTCTATACAAACGACAGCGCTAACGTATACAGCTGTGGGCTCATTTACTACAGCTGCCCAGTTAACTGGGATGAGTTCGCAACGGTTACTTCGTATTTATGATCGAAAAGAAATAAAAACAAGGAAAGTCCTGCCACGTGCGTTAGCTATTGATGAATTTAAAGGGGATGCGGGCGGTGAAAGGTTTCAAACGGTCATTGCGGATGTAGAAAATAAAGAGATTGTGGATGTCTTACCTGATCGGAAGGTAGATACAATTAAAGCTTATCTTCAGTCCTGTGATACAAGTAACGTAGAGATTGTCGTCATGGACCTTTCTAAGTCTTTTAAGCAAGCAATACGGAAGGCGCTTGGTAACCCACTGATCATCGCTGATCGATTTCATTTTATGCGGCAAGTATATTGGGCGCTAGATGAAGTACGTCGAGAAGTGCAAAGAGACTTAGAGAAAAAAGACCGGATATATATGAAAAAAAGTAAAAAGTTACTTTGGAAATCAACCTATAAATTATCAGAAGAAGAGCGAGAGAAAGTAAATCAGTTACTCCAGGTTGATCCTCGATTAGAAGAGGCATACAACCTAAAAAACAAACTTGATCAGTGGTTTAAAGAGAGTAACGAAAAGACCGCTACACAGGGTCTAGAAGGATGTTTAATGGCGATGAAGGATTCTAATATTGAGTCTTTTCATAGAGTAAGAAAAACATTTGAGCGGTGGAAGCAAGAGATCTTGCATTCCTTTATGTATCCTTTTAATAATGGATATATTGAAGGCGTAAATAATACAATTAAAGTGGCAAAACGAATGTCGTATGGAATTAAAAATTTTAATCGATTAAAAAAGAAAATACTGTGGCGACAAGAGGTTAGAAGGGTTTTGACACAATAG
- a CDS encoding bifunctional 2-polyprenyl-6-hydroxyphenol methylase/3-demethylubiquinol 3-O-methyltransferase UbiG, which produces MKSFNWEKEAETQWDQRAAFWNARSKKMWDSGSRKDIVDFIKKHIPEDYDMLDVGCGDGYGSFKLTQAGYKVTGVDISSEMIELAKKNNKNAAAFYQADINQLPFKADTFHGAVGINVLEWTENPVSALNEMKRIVKKDGYLCVGILGPTAGPRENSFPRLYGENAICNTMMPWEFQRIAQEKNLEYIDGFGVYKEGVNEENYSNLSLDLKQALTFMWVFIFRKAGDL; this is translated from the coding sequence ATGAAATCTTTTAATTGGGAAAAAGAAGCAGAAACGCAATGGGACCAACGTGCTGCTTTCTGGAATGCAAGAAGCAAGAAAATGTGGGACAGCGGAAGCAGAAAGGATATTGTTGATTTTATTAAGAAACACATACCTGAAGACTACGATATGCTTGATGTTGGTTGTGGTGATGGTTATGGATCATTTAAATTAACACAAGCCGGATATAAAGTAACGGGAGTAGATATATCCAGCGAAATGATTGAATTAGCAAAGAAAAACAATAAGAATGCAGCAGCATTTTACCAGGCAGATATAAATCAATTACCTTTTAAAGCTGATACCTTTCATGGTGCAGTTGGTATTAATGTGTTGGAGTGGACAGAAAACCCAGTAAGTGCTTTAAATGAAATGAAAAGAATAGTAAAAAAAGATGGTTATTTATGTGTTGGAATTTTAGGGCCGACAGCTGGCCCTAGAGAAAATAGCTTTCCCCGTCTATATGGAGAGAATGCTATTTGTAATACCATGATGCCATGGGAGTTTCAGAGGATTGCGCAAGAGAAGAACCTGGAATATATAGATGGATTTGGTGTTTATAAAGAAGGGGTAAATGAAGAAAACTATTCGAATCTTTCACTTGACTTAAAGCAAGCGCTAACCTTTATGTGGGTTTTCATCTTTCGAAAAGCAGGTGATTTATAA
- a CDS encoding NAD(P)-dependent oxidoreductase yields MTLTEKKIGFIGTGVMGKSMALNLQRAGYFINIYTRTKEKADDLINQGAVWKESIKDLAAESDIIITMVGYPSDVEEVYFGESGILEHAKARSYIIDMTTSKPSLATEIFKQAKAKNIHALDAPVSGGDIGAQKGTLAIMIGGEEDAYEALLPLFKILGENIILQGPAGAGQHTKLANQITIASNMIGVCEAIMYAKRAGLDPIRVLESITTGAAGSWSLTNLGPRMIQGDFEPGFYVKHFIKDMTIALESAKEIGLDTPGLSLSLEMYKELAGHGDNDSGTQALIKLFEIQNL; encoded by the coding sequence ATGACTTTAACAGAAAAAAAGATCGGTTTTATCGGCACGGGAGTTATGGGGAAAAGTATGGCATTAAATTTGCAACGGGCGGGTTATTTCATAAATATCTATACACGAACAAAAGAGAAGGCAGATGACCTAATTAATCAGGGAGCAGTTTGGAAGGAATCCATCAAAGATCTAGCAGCAGAAAGCGATATTATTATAACAATGGTTGGATATCCTTCTGATGTGGAGGAGGTCTACTTTGGCGAAAGTGGGATTCTCGAACACGCAAAAGCTAGATCCTATATAATTGATATGACAACATCCAAACCCTCTCTGGCAACAGAAATTTTTAAACAAGCAAAAGCGAAAAATATCCATGCACTTGATGCGCCGGTCTCTGGAGGAGATATAGGCGCTCAGAAAGGGACGCTTGCCATCATGATAGGTGGTGAGGAAGATGCATATGAAGCGCTATTACCTCTTTTCAAAATTCTAGGCGAAAACATTATTCTACAAGGTCCGGCTGGTGCAGGACAACATACAAAACTAGCCAACCAAATTACCATCGCTTCAAATATGATCGGCGTTTGTGAAGCAATTATGTATGCAAAAAGAGCAGGGCTTGACCCTATACGTGTGCTTGAAAGTATTACAACAGGGGCAGCAGGGAGCTGGTCTTTGACCAATTTAGGACCAAGAATGATACAAGGTGATTTTGAACCGGGCTTCTACGTGAAACATTTTATTAAGGATATGACGATAGCATTGGAATCAGCAAAAGAAATTGGACTGGATACACCGGGGCTTTCCTTATCCCTAGAGATGTACAAGGAGCTCGCAGGACATGGTGATAACGATAGTGGAACCCAAGCTCTAATTAAACTTTTTGAAATACAGAACTTATAA
- a CDS encoding GNAT family N-acetyltransferase: MEWCLKGFSDLTNEDLYALMKARVDIFVVEQECVYPELDDYDQQSMHYFLKINDQIAAYVRILPANTKYKEVSIGRVLVVKKFRGNGYATQIIQKAIDYINKEWKERKIKIQAQAHLRNFYGQLGFKKISEVYLDDNIPHIDMIWEG, encoded by the coding sequence ATGGAATGGTGTTTGAAAGGGTTTAGTGACTTAACGAATGAAGATTTATATGCTTTGATGAAAGCGCGAGTAGATATATTTGTAGTAGAGCAGGAGTGTGTGTACCCGGAATTGGATGATTATGATCAGCAGTCCATGCATTATTTTCTGAAAATAAATGACCAAATTGCAGCTTATGTAAGAATCCTCCCTGCGAATACTAAGTACAAGGAAGTTTCCATAGGGAGAGTACTTGTAGTGAAAAAATTTAGAGGTAATGGTTATGCAACACAAATAATACAAAAAGCAATAGACTATATTAATAAAGAATGGAAGGAGAGAAAGATAAAGATTCAGGCTCAAGCTCATCTGAGAAATTTTTATGGTCAGCTCGGTTTTAAGAAAATATCCGAAGTATATTTGGATGATAACATTCCACACATTGACATGATTTGGGAGGGGTAA
- a CDS encoding TraR/DksA C4-type zinc finger protein, translating to MITNEQLVQCKKALVDRQNELINQVQDHFEKTLELTKESVGELSNYDNHPADMGTELYEREKDTALNEHAETELEEINAALHAIEDATYGICATCGADIPFERLQAVPTADKCIEHASNNIFESPRTVEEEVFSPNINPNEVTNEEQVGYDAEDSWQEVSQYGTSETPSDFYGNQDDYDDMYPNNEENTGAVEDLENFLSSDIDGKFTGVTPNHNKYEDEYESEY from the coding sequence ATGATCACCAACGAACAATTAGTTCAATGCAAAAAGGCTTTAGTAGATAGACAAAATGAACTTATAAACCAAGTGCAGGACCATTTTGAGAAAACGTTGGAGCTGACAAAGGAATCGGTGGGTGAGCTTTCAAATTATGATAACCATCCAGCAGACATGGGTACCGAATTATATGAGAGAGAGAAGGATACAGCACTTAATGAACATGCCGAAACAGAATTAGAGGAAATTAATGCTGCCCTACATGCGATTGAAGATGCGACATACGGGATTTGTGCAACATGCGGTGCAGATATTCCGTTTGAACGTTTGCAGGCAGTCCCTACGGCGGATAAATGTATTGAACATGCAAGCAATAATATTTTTGAATCACCCAGAACAGTTGAAGAAGAAGTATTCAGCCCAAATATTAATCCAAATGAGGTTACTAATGAAGAGCAAGTAGGCTATGACGCTGAGGATAGCTGGCAGGAAGTAAGTCAATATGGTACATCAGAAACACCTTCCGATTTCTATGGCAACCAAGATGATTATGATGATATGTATCCGAATAACGAAGAAAATACCGGTGCTGTAGAAGACTTAGAGAACTTTCTCTCTTCAGACATTGATGGCAAATTTACAGGAGTAACGCCTAACCATAATAAATATGAAGATGAGTATGAAAGTGAATATTAG
- a CDS encoding zinc ribbon domain-containing protein, with translation MNQNKGCIKCGSTDADTKDVSMAGTGLSKMFDVQHNQFTVVFCKNCGYSEFYNKRSSTGSNIFDLFFG, from the coding sequence ATGAACCAAAATAAAGGATGTATTAAATGTGGAAGCACAGACGCCGATACGAAAGATGTATCTATGGCTGGAACAGGTTTATCAAAAATGTTTGATGTGCAGCATAATCAATTTACTGTAGTGTTTTGCAAGAACTGTGGCTATTCGGAGTTCTATAACAAACGCAGTTCAACAGGAAGTAATATTTTTGATTTATTCTTTGGTTAA